A stretch of Henckelia pumila isolate YLH828 chromosome 4, ASM3356847v2, whole genome shotgun sequence DNA encodes these proteins:
- the LOC140863533 gene encoding leucine-rich repeat receptor protein kinase HPCA1-like, translating into MALRWLLFCYLALSSWDVSSVTDPQDAAVLRSLKGQWGNTPPSWDKSDDPCASWDGVSCDNSRVISLGISSLQITGQMSGDIGGLSELTTLDLSYNPGLTGSISPRLGDLQKLTSLTLSGCSFTNNIPSELGNLAELTFLALNTNNLTGEIPPSLGKLWNLYWLDLAENQLSGSIPVSTIFPLGLNQLKNVKHFHFNRNQLSGVIPEELFSPDMAVLHVLFDGNQFEGNIPSTVGLVQSLEVLRLDRNNLNGSIPSNLNNLTKITELNLAHNMLSGPLPDLSGLNSLNYVDLSNNSFDPSEAPDWFSTLKSLNTLMIEIGPLQGSVPPGIFNLPQIQQVKLSNNGFDKNLNMTDNISPQLQLIDLQNNSIPSITLGEYKSTLMLYGNPVCSASLENTVYCQIQEPEKSYSTSLSNCGSHSCDSDEKLNPQSCECAYPYAGTLNFRAPSFRDLSNVTLFRSLETTLWLQLGLSNGSVSLNNPFFNIYDYLQMELALFPTNSKYFNRSEIRRLGYMFSNQIYKPPSGFGPYYFIAAQYSFEEEKGKARFSPGMIAGVTTGCAFLVLVLAGLGSYAFWQKRRAEQAESIITWPSSGRDNGGAPQLKGAHWFSHAELKKCTSNFSDNNQIGSGGYGKVYRGTLSSGQAVAVKRAQEGSMQGRVEFKNEIELLSRVHHKNLVGLVGFCFEHGEQMLVYEYVANGTIRESLSGKRGIPLDWKRRMRIALGSARGLAYLHELANPPIIHRDIKSTNILLDENLTAKVADFGLSKMVCDTSKGHVSTQVKGTLGYLDPEYYMTQQLTEKSDVYSFGVVMLELITSKQPIEKGKYIVRIVRILMEKKDETYFGLKEIIDPTIRDAPNLLGFSRFLELAMQCVEESASDRPTMSEVVKSLESILQDSGLNTNSTSASSSATEFGSDKDVHRHPYDASLPRKDGGETDDFECSGGSSVSTKVQHK; encoded by the exons ATGGCACTCCGGTGGTTGCTCTTCTGCTATCTGGCTTTATCTTCATGGGATGTCTCTTCTGTGACAGACCCCCAAGATG CTGCAGTACTTCGATCCTTAAAAGGTCAATGGGGAAACACGCCCCCGAGTTGGGACAAGTCCGATGATCCCTGTGCATCGTGGGATGGAGTTTCATGCGACAACTCGAGGGTCATTTCACT AGGAATATCATCTTTGCAAATAACAGGTCAAATGAGTGGTGACATTGGAGGCCTCAGTGAATTGACTACCTT GGACTTGTCATATAACCCCGGCCTTACAGGTTCGATCTCTCCTCGACTTGGAGATCTGCAGAAGCTAACTTCACT AACTCTGTCCGGCTGTAGCTTCACAAACAATATACCAAGTGAATTGGGGAATCTTGCAGAGTTAACTTTTCT AGCGTTGAATACGAATAACTTAACTGGTGAAATACCACCTTCTCTTGGTAAACTCTGGAATCTATATTGGCTTGATCTGGCAGAAAATCAGTTGAGTGGATCGATCCCTGTCTCTACAATTTTTCCCCTGGGACTGAACCAACTTAAGAATGTGAAACACTT CCATTTCAACCGAAACCAGCTCTCTGGTGTGATTCCAGAGGAACTTTTTAGCCCCGACATGGCGGTATTACATGT ATTGTTTGATGGGAATCAATTTGAGGGGAACATTCCATCTACTGTTGGATTGGTTCAGTCGCTCGAAGTTCT TCGGCTTGACCGGAATAACTTGAATGGAAGCATCCCATCAAATCTCAACAATCTCActaaaatcactgaatt GAATTTGGCTCACAATATGCTCTCTGGTCCATTACCAGATCTATCCGGACTGAACTCCCTCAATTATGT GGACTTAAGTAACAACTCTTTTGATCCATCAGAAGCTCCAGATTGGTTCTCGACTTTGAAGTCACTTAATACATT GATGATTGAAATTGGACCGTTGCAAGGCTCGGTTCCACCTGGAATTTTCAATTTACCGCAGATTCAACAAGT GAAACTGAGTAACAATGGCTTTGATAAGAATTTAAACATGACCGACAATATCAGCCCGCAACTTCAGCTTATTGACTTGCAGAACAACAGCATTCCATCCATAACGCTAGGAGAATATAAAAGTACTTTAAT GTTGTATGGAAATCCCGTATGTTCGGCCTCTCTTGAGAATACGGTTTACTGTCAAATTCAGGAACCAGAAAAGTCTTACTCCACCAGTCTCTCAAATTGTGGAAGCCATTCGTGTGACTCCGATGAAAAACTCAATCCACAAAGTTGTGAATGTGCTTATCCATATGCAGGAACATTGAATTTCAGAGCACCGTCTTTTAGAGATTTATCAAATGTTACTTTGTTTCGgtcattagaaactacactttGGTTACAACTAGGCCTTTCCAATGGATCAGTTTCTTTAAATAATccatttttcaatatttatgactatCTGCAAATGGAGCTTGCGCTCTTTCCTACCAATTCAAAGTACTTCAACCGGTCAGAGATTCGGAGGCTAGGATATATGTTCAGCAATCAGATTTATAAACCTCCAAGTGGATTTGGGCCCTACTATTTTATAGCAGCTCAATACAGTTTTGAAG AAGAAAAGGGGAAAGCTCGCTTTAGCCCGGGTATGATAGCTGGAGTAACGACCGGATGTGCATTTCTAGTCCTGGTTCTAGCAGGATTAGGCTCATATGCATTTTGGCAAAAACGACGTGCTGAACAAGCCGAATCAATAA TAACTTGGCCTTCGAGTGGCAGAGATAACGGAGGGGCACCACAGCTAAAAGGGGCTCACTGGTTTTCTCACGCCGAGCTAAAAAAATGCACCAGTAATTTCTCTGATAACAATCAGATTGGCTCAGGGGGCTATGGCAAG GTATACAGAGGAACGCTGTCGAGTGGACAAGCAGTCGCAGTTAAAAGGGCTCAAGAAGGCTCTATGCAAGGCAGGGTTGAATTCAAGAATGAAATAGAGTTGCTTTCGCGAGTTCATCACAAAAACCTCGTTGGACTTGTCGGTTTTTGCTTTGAACACGGTGAACAGATGTTAGTTTACGAGTATGTGGCTAATGGAACTATTAGGGAAAGTTTATCAG GAAAAAGGGGAATCCCTTTAGATTGGAAGAGGAGGATGCGAATTGCGTTAGGCTCAGCTAGAGGATTAGCTTACCTACATGAGCTCGCTAATCCTCCGATTATTCACCGGGACATCAAGTCGACTAACATTTTGTTGGATGAAAATCTAACAGCAAAAGTAGCAGATTTTGGGTTGTCTAAGATGGTATGTGACACTTCAAAAGGCCATGTTTCCACTCAAGTAAAAGGAACACTG GGCTATTTGGATCCTGAATACTATATGACACAACAGTTAACTGAGAAAAGCGACGTTTATAGCTTCGGTGTTGTGATGCTTGAACTGATCACCTCTAAGCAGCCTATCGAAAAGGGAAAATACATTGTAAGAATAGTTCGGATATTGATGGAGAAGAAGGATGAAACATACTTTGGATTGAAGGAGATCATCGATCCGACGATAAGGGATGCTCCGAATCTCCTAGGATTTTCAAGATTTCTTGAGTTAGCCATGCAATGTGTCGAAGAATCGGCTTCAGACCGTCCAACAATGAGTGAAGTTGTGAAGTCCCTCGAGTCCATCTTACAGGATAGTGGCCTAAACACAAATTCGACATCTGCATCTTCGTCTGCGACCGAGTTTGGATCGGATAAAGATGTTCATAGGCATCCTTATGATGCGTCTTTACCAAGAAAAGATGGTGGTGAAACTGATGATTTTGAGTGTAGTGGTGGATCTTCAGTGTCTACAAAAGTTCAACACAAGTAG